The Anastrepha ludens isolate Willacy chromosome X, idAnaLude1.1, whole genome shotgun sequence genome includes a window with the following:
- the LOC128870457 gene encoding uncharacterized protein LOC128870457 produces the protein MWNIPNCVGAIDGKHVAIKCPAKSSSMYYNYKKFFSIVLMAVCDAKYTFTAVSIGSYGSQSDGGIFQLSSFGQNLMQNTLPLPPPARISMESPQPLPHFFVGDAAFPLRTNLMRPYPGFNLPRTKRIFNYRLSRARRVIENSFGILTARWRILRTTIECDPKNCEKKVLAYIVLHNFIILNDHNRWYCPENYVDRQEPGNIVHRGEWRREINSESSLPRIRTTIRRASTNAFNIRDRLADYFINEGALPYQDDIDLSIGGPYI, from the exons atgtgGAACATTCCAAATTGTGTTGGTGCAATCGATGGCAAGCATGTTGCAATCAAATGTCCAGCCAAGTCAAGTTCGATGTATTACAACtacaaaaaattctttagcATCGTTCTGATGGCCGTTTGTGATGCCAAGTATACTTTCACTGCAGTAAGCATCGGGAGTTATGGTAGTCAGAGTGACGgag gGATTTTTCAACTTTCATCGTTTGGACAGAACTTGATGCAAAATACTTTGCCACTACCGCCTCCCGCGCGTATATCTATGGAATCGCCCCAACCATTACCACATTTTTTCGTTGGTGATGCTGCATTCCCATTGAGAACAAACTTGATGCGTCCATATCCCGGTTTTAACTTACCAAGAACCAAGCGGATTTTTAATTATCGCCTTTCAAGAGCGCGTAGAGTAATAGAGAACAGCTTTGGAATATTAACGGCGCGATGGAGAATTCTTCGCACCACGATTGAATGTGACcctaaaaattgcgaaaaaaaagTGCTGGCCTACATTgttttacacaattttataattttaaacgaTCACAATCGTTGGTATTGCCCTGAAAATTATGTTGATCGACAAGAACCAGGCAACATCGTTCATCGTGGGGAATGGCGACGAGAAATTAATAGTGAATCGTCATTACCACGTATACGGACTACAATTCGGAGAGCCTCAACAAATGCATTTAATATCCGCGATAGGCTTGCTGACTATTTCATAAATGAAGGAGCTTTACCATACCAAGATGACATAGACCTTTCCATTGGCGGACCCTACATATAA
- the LOC128870221 gene encoding uncharacterized protein LOC128870221 yields MALNDEQLVSLVQDKKELYDKSNPLYKLQGRKAMIWEQMGKELGTSGEVCRRRWLALRDRYGREARKSEALSGSGADYQRPWYLLKSMSFLRPDVIPRPCSQNVCPAVPSLTPSTATTTLSPLPIVPEEEFLDDVDPPFPSTSATSPPQSQRTSGKKRDRSAEVENGILEAIGLLKKRCLEKENRPNNSADSFGCMIGSMVAKMSAAKQARAMQGILDVIFKIQQEPE; encoded by the exons ATGGCGCTGAATGATGAGCAACTTGTATCCCTAGTGCAAGATAAAAAGGAGCTCTACGACAAGAGCAACCCTCTGTATAAGTTGCAGGGAAGAAAAGCCATGATATGGGAACAGATGGGAAAGGAGCTGGGCACAAGTG GTGAGGTATGCAGACGGAGGTGGTTAGCTCTGCGCGATCGCTATGGCAGAGAAGCCAGAAAATCGGAAGCACTATCAGGCAGTGGAGCAGACTACCAGAGGCCGTGGTATCTGCTTAAAAGCATGTCGTTTTTAAGGCCGGATGTTATTCCTCGACC gTGCTCACAAAATGTGTGCCCAGCAGTACCCTCGCTTACGCCTTCAACTGCTACTACTACGCTCTCACCGTTGCCAATAGTGCCAGAAGAAGAGTTTTTGGATGATGTAGATCCACCATTCCCATCAACATCAGCGACATCTCCACCCCAGTCACAGCGAACTAGCGGAAAAAAACGGGACAGAAGTGCTGAGGTGGAGAATGGCATCTTGGAAGCGATCGGTCTGTTGAAAAAGAGATGCCTGGAGAAAGAAAACAGACCAAACAACTCGGCGGACTCCTTCGGTTGCATGATTGGCTCAATGGTTGCCAAAATGAGTGCAGCTAAGCAAGCCCGGGCCATGCAAGGAATCCTCGAcgttatatttaaaatacagcAGGAGCCGGAATga